The window TCTAAATCAAGTcaatcatatatttttttaatttatttttaaaaataatccaAGTGTCAGAACCTTTACCTCGATTAATCTTGAAAGTGGGTGATTTTTCTCCTGTTTATCCATCGGAATCAGAAGCACAAGCGAGGATCCACGTCCAGCAATTAACTTCTCAGATTTTGATGTCCGTAGTAGGAATTTGAGTAGTCTGCCGAATGCTTTTGCCGCTGCCTGGGCCTCTGAGTCAATCATCTACTGAAACGCCGAATAGTTGTTCATCATGCAACATGCATTCTGGAAACCAACGGAGATCACAATGAATTCATTCTTTCGCGTGTGTAAGGCAACGGCGGTCATATGAAGCATGCATGACTCCACTTAGAAGTGCCCGGTGCATGCACGCATTGAATTCAATCGGCCCCGTGAAAGCATCCGTCCGGTCAGAGCGTGCAAAATTCGCACGCATCCAGTTCCCGTGTCTGCGCATGGGGAAGAGGCTTGCTGGATGAGCGGTATGAATGCTATCAAAATCGTAGTTGATtcataaattcatataaaattataatttatttataaaaatctagtgaaatcatgataaaatcatctattaaaataaaaacattACTAAATGACTAAAATTTAATCAGGAATACACTTTGTAAAggatattttaataatatcatctCTATATATTAATTACAATTCAATTTTAACCAGTTGCTAGATAGATTTATCGTTaaagtaattaaaataaaattagatcaAAATCGTAAAATCGGCtcaaaatcataaaatcacatttaaacatgtaaaaatatgatttttgagataattttatcgattttgtgttgtTAATAAAAGGGAATCATTTTGGATTAAATGGACGATTTTAGATTTGTACTTATCTATGaatgatttatattaatttgttatcttgtattttatttatctttggacttatgGGCAATTTACTTGGGAGAGCATAAaccaaaattaaggaaaagtttctgtcatttattttattaaaatttttagatggGAAAGAAACGCAATCCATCAAGAATAGTTTTAGAGTCAAAATCTATTAtctcaaaatcggacggaaagcaaCAGATGGGAAAAAAATGATGCATGTACCCCCTTTtcatttacaaaattatactatatataaaaaattatgcatgtaccatttttaactcacaaaattatatcatgtacctaaaaaaatgaagaatgtatcattttttatttataaaattatgttGCATGTACCCACCTTCCTCtatcaaaataaataagtatGAAAAGGAAGAGATTTATTCACATTTACTCTTCTCTTATTCCAAAGATAATTTTTCACCATAGATTCCTTTTCCTTTCTCACTCATGTTTTAGAGTAAATAGAGCACTAAGCTTTAGACttgaatttatgtttatgttacGTTTTCATGATAATTATTTAgttgtttaaaagtttaaaattattaatattttatgattatttgaattaaaatattctatatgtagatttatgttataatttagattaaaatgtttaatgattaattaaaaaatatatatcaatttttttttaaaattgatttaaagtatGATGTAAAATCTTACGATTTTACGATCTGATTTTATGACTGCTCTAATAATTTTACCTAAACTCTCGATTTTGATAATACTGAGTGGTATACATAAATTATTTATGGAGCAAAAGCTTAGAATCGTGCAGATCAAATGAGTCATAGACTAACAGgtataattaatttattaaacctAATCAACTTGTTTTTAATGAGAAATTGAAGATTTCAACCATGCATCTTACGTATACTTAAACTATTATGACGTTATAGGTCCGCGCATTTAGCACATTTAGCTTGCTTTGCCTAGCTCAACTAGTAATTCATATGACAATATTACACCCGTCTATAACATGTTAATTAGGTCTCTATCCTCTAATCCACAATGGTTGCATGGCCCGTTTGGAACTTATTTAAGAACTAAACGGGTCCAACCAACCTATTCTGTTCTTCAAATTTCAAACCCGTCGTCCAGCTCTTGCTGTGCGTATCTTTGGTCAAAATGTATATCTCAGATCAAGTCCGTCGTCTCCCAAAGAGGGGAGGCAGACATCACGATCGACCATCGCTCTCAACGCCGGACAAGGAAGCACCAAACAAAACTTTAGAGTATCCACTATGATATGGGGATATTGGTGCTAAAATAAATTTGATCATATAGTTAatcgaaaaaaattaattttgagttgCAAGTTTTCTGATTGAGTTACGTGAAACAGTATGGTACACATGGCGTGTGATAATTCGCAGAGCATTGGATCTGCTCTTGTCGTGCACATAATCGCTCACAAACTACTGCATCTCCTCAATGGTGAAGCCAGCATTTCTAGTCCGCTCGAGTTATAAATCGCCACCAAATAAGTCCAAGGCTAaagacctttttttttttatatatttgaaaatttaaaaataatacaatCAATAGGTAAAATTAACACAACCACATCCCCAGGGACTACGGCTCGAGTTAAAGTTTGACGACACAGCCAACATTGAATAAAATTCATGAATGGCTCACTCGCAGACGATAAAGTCGATCGATACCGACGGGCTATGGGTGTTGGCGTTGTCCAGGCAGCGGATGATCGTCCTGCTCTCGCTACGTGTCGAGAACCTGGAGAAATAGGCGGTCCCACGTTACAGATACACGCTAGCAGTAGATAAACAGAAACAGAAATTAATAACGTGCACACCCTTCGTTGGGCTCTCCTCGATATACTTAATTGCTAAGCAAAACGTCGTCGTCTTCAGATTGAAGTTTGCTCCAGTacagaagaagagggagagaacgCACACAGCTTGAGGCACGCAGTCATGCATGTTCAAACATGCATGCATGCACGCGCACAGCTTCGAGGCGTGCACGCACGTTATGTTCGACGATATGCAGAGATCTTTTACTAgtaagttcttttttttttttatcgcaAGAAATATTTAATAGCAGTGTTCGAATCTTCTTTAATTTGTTCCCCTTCGTTTTTTCATTCTATTTTTTTCTCCAGTTATGTTGTGTTAACTTCAGTGAGATCAGATATATCACTCGAAGGAAGAGAGTATACGACTGCATGATATGTATTTGTGCTCTTTTGTCGTACGTGTAAGTTATCGTATTGGCAGTTCTGTATACCTGGGACGACGTTTTTGCTTTgtcaaaaatatatatacttttatcgAATAAAAAATACGTTACATAATTCTAAAAACTTATAATTGAAGTTATAAAATCGAGATACGTAgattttagttaaaatttaattttgtattaCGAATTAAAGGTATAGTCTTGTAGTTGTAAAAGAAGAGGAGCgcaaaaatataaaataagaacTTTTTAGGAGTTTTGACACAATGTAACCATTTACGAACCCTGTCCGTCTCGGTTCGGTTCGGCCCACGCATAGCCAAACTCGTCCGTTGATGACATCATCGATTTCGTACGCTTACGCAGAACAACCGGAGAAGCGGAGGGGACGACCAACGGCGTTGGCAGTTCTCATACGAAGATTCCACTCTTCAGCCATTTGAGGAAGGCAACGATCCGGTTAGATTTCTTCTCGTTTCCTTTATCTATAGCTAGATTTGCTTGTTGCTCGATTTACTGTCTGATCTATGAAAGCAAAGGGGGAAAAGTGATTTGGATCTCTCTGGTAGAGGTAAACTGAAGTTAccctagtgtttttttttttttaaatcatgtgtGGTTGGTTGTTCATGTTCTTCTGTATAGAGTTTCTTCTTGGTGGATTCATACTCTTCATCGCCTCAGTTTCTTAATTTGAGGGCGTCGAATGAGGATTCAAATTGAAATTTATATATCTTCGATATAGCTGAAAATCTGAGAGAATCTGAGAGATGTATCAAATCTGATTTAGTTTTGAGTACGGCTCATTGATCTTTCGAAGAATACTAGATTTTATTCCATGGTAGGGGTTCTGCTGAAATTTCATCTAAATTGTGGGTGGTCTGTTGGCTCGCTTTGGTTATTATGATATAAAAGACACCAGAAATTTTGTATAGCTGCAAAAATATTGTTTTTGCAATTCAGAATTAGAAGAGGAAAAGATAAAATGGAATTCTTATTCGAAGAGATAAATTGAACGATAGATTTAAACTTCAATGTGAGAATGAATCTTTGAATAGATGATTTGTAGCACTAAGAACCCATCCGTCTAAAACTAGATGGAAAATTAATTAAAGCTTTTTGGGTGAACAATTAAATACTTCTGATGGGAAGATGAAGTCTGGAGGAGGGAAGAGGAGTTGCTGGAGATTGGGGCCTAAACCATGCTAGGAACAGGAATGGGTAGGGACCTAGCATCGAATGGATGATGAAGCTGTGATCCTGAAATCACACAACTCAAAGAATAAGATCAATGTGCTTTAGAAGTAATCAATCAGTTCAAGGCAATAATTCAAAAGGATaagttctttttcattttctcttctaTTTCCCCATATTTACTATGTCTAACTTGTCAACTTACCATCCCTCCCAAGGGAACAAGGCCTTAGTGGGTGTCTTAGACATGCATTCCTGTCAACTCTATTCAACCACTTAAAGAAACTTTTGCTCCTCAACCTTTAGATGAGAAATTCTCTAGTGAATAACTTTTTTGGGATTATTCAATTTGAACAAATCCATTCACTTCTGATAAAAATTTGTTTTCTAGATTCTGAATGTTTAGATCACCATTTTCTGGGTCATTTTTGTTTAGCTTTGGGTCTTGTTCTTATTGTCATTTTTCTCTGATCCATTTTAAATGAGAGCTTGTCATAAATAAAACCAAAGTAAGTGAAAACCTGTAAGCAATCCACTCCATTACCTGACCTTATTCAGTGCCGCATTTCCTGTGATTAGAACACTACAAAGCCTTTAAATAAGCTGAGTAACACTATTTAAGCAGCCATTTGCCCTTTTTGATCAGTTAACACCAACAATAGAGACTCAGTAGTTATCTtgcaattttctttttcaattacgTTTTACTCATGCTGGGTATATTTATGGATTTCTAGGTCATCCATTCCTTTTGGATTTCTAGTGTGGCTCAAAACAGCTAAACAAGTTGAAAAGCAGACACTAGTCACGTCAGTAATATTTTTGCAGAATTCACCAGGTAACAATTCAGAAATAATAATTGAAGGTCGATGAGGAAATTATTTGCGATAGTACGACCAAACAAAACATGAATGCTTCCTTCAATGCACGAACTAGAATCCAAAACGGCTGCTCTGTTTCTTGCCTCATTGTCTCCATTTTAGCACAGTGTACGAAGCATGGCACCCATTCAAGCTTACCATTTGCCTGTTTCCATGCAAATTCATGCATCATCTCCACACCAGCTGAACCATTGCACTGATCCTAAAGAAACTACTACAAGTAAAATGATATTTATACATTCATCTCCCTAAGTAAACAAACAAGACAGAAAGAAACGGCAATGAAACCTGAACAATTCAACTCAGCCCctgtttttcttatttcttttaccCTACAATTCAACGTCCTGCTTCCGTCTCCCTGGTCCATCCATGCTCACCATGAATTCATCGTTTTCCTTATTGTTGACAGTCATCAGcaagattttgtttttttttataacagAAGTCAAGCTCTGAAATTACTGTGGTAACCAGGAATCAAATCCGATGGTGGAGCAGGCGATGACCAGAACTGGGCGTGCTTCACCTTGGCTATGCTGTTGAGGACTCCCAGCGGCGTCACGTCGCCCACCACCGTCACCTTCTTCGACGCGAAGTCGATCTCAAAAGATGTAACTCCTAATGATGAACCCAAAACAGGTAAACACTGATTAAATTTCACGAACTGAGACACTACTGTAGCTCCACTGAGATGCTCGGACTTGCTCACCTTCCATCTTGGAAATGTGCTTCCTCACCTTTCCTTCACACCCCTTGCAGTGCAATGACACTCGCAACACCACAACCTAGCAAGAATGCAAAGTACTGGATGAAACAAATCCACTTTGTCCCTCGTTTCATGCCCAAAATGATCGGATTTTTTGTGCAAAATCTTCAAAGAAAATATCAACTTGGGACAGTAATTAACCTGGTTTTGCCTTTCTGAAGCAGAAGCGAAGGCAGCGGCGGAAACAGAGCAGGCCTTTGACCCAGCCGGTTCGCTCGTCAACGCTTTCAGCGTCGGCGGGTCTAGTGACACAAGAGGAGCCAACTCCCGCCCTCCTTCCTCTAAGTAAGCGCCGTCGACAATGACGCCGCCGCCGTCGTCCTCCTCGCCGCCGAGCAGGTATCTCATGGATCCCGGGGTGCCCAACGTGCCGCTCCTTAGCTTCTCCGAGCTCTTGGGGCGGACTGTCTTGGGCTTCGTCGGCGTATGGGGAATGGAGGAGGGCGCGGCGGACTTGGGCCGCCGGCGGGGGTCTTGGAGGTGCAGCGTGTGGCGGTCGAGGGTGCGGCCGCCAGAGCCGCCGGCGGGATGGATGGTGGAACGGAGGTCGATGCTGGTACAGACAGCGGCGGAGGCTGGGGAGGCGCAGGAGAAATTGACTCCCCCGccacctttcttgtccttgaagAGCAGGGAAGCCATGGCTGGCGGCGCTCCCACAGTCCCAAAGCAAGGAGGAAGATACTCTAACAATAAGGAAGATGCAATAAATTGATGGAGCGCTCCCTTAATATTTATtctgataattttaattattcgCTCTTTTTTGTTACGTGAGGGGATCTACATCGATAACGTAGCAATTATATATTCTTTTACTTTTTCTATATTATCCATTTACCTTCCTACTTTTCCCGATGCTAATGTTCCACTGGTTATTGAGATTTATTacgaagagaaagagaaaaagaaggTATGCAGAGCAAGAGCAaactgttaattttttttaaaaaaaataaaattaaaagatttaatcagTTGGATTTCACATGATCTCAGGTTTGGATTCATGTGGATGCTGTGTTCCACCAGCACAGGAGAATCCAAAGCAGGTGGCCGTTGCTGTTTTACTCCAGTAGAACCACCACGTTCTGTAGCCGCAGCCTGCAACATTAAAGAAAATTGctgatttatttgtttttgtttttctggAAGAGAGGGGAAAAAAACAGTTTGTGAACTGTTCATGCCTGTTTTTCTCATGCGCCATCAAGAACAAGATCCTGCCCTGATTCAATTCACTTTTGTAGATGCACATCGTGGCATTTCAGTCGCTGCCGGGAACAATTTATTTCTGCTCCACTTCAACTGCAATACAAGATGGCAGAGGGTGATAATGATGAGAGCAGGAGAAATTGACGGAGACAATGGGtggcctttctttcttctccattaTCTGAGAACTTCTGGTCCATCGTTCTTAAGGAATCAGATATCTCCCCTTTCCCATCCACATCATCAGATTCTTGCCTGGAAACCAGGAAATCAGTGGTAGTTTGCAGTAAGGGTATAGTTTGGCTTGGTAAATTAGTCATTTCATCACTGTCATGGTTCTCATTTCAGTGAAACTGGCAAGTGTTTTTTTCTTCTAATATATCGAAACAAAATGGCAAATAGAATTCTAGCATTAATTTGCACCCATTCTTTATTTAAGTCCGGAGCTTCAACATTTTACAGTATCTAATATTATTTTCACATTAGTATTCCTGTTTTATATTACTATTGAAagtaattattattattactttcaataattttaacaattgaaagtaattattattattattattaaagacCTCCACAATGCTTACATCATTGGTTCTATGGTGTAGTGGTTAGCACTCTGGACTTTGAATCCAGCGACCTGGGTTCAAATCCCGGTAGGacctttatttctttttgtttcgtTTTTTTTGTTTATTGTGTAGTATGCTGATATAAAACTACACTATTTCGCCGTCAAAGAGAGACCTTTTCATAGATGCGGCCGCGACCATATCTATCTTTAATTCCATCACATTTTAATATTCATAAGCTTCGACGATATCTAGTTTTAGTCCCACATCTGGGAAATTTGAAGATGCACAGGGTGACGCCCTGCATAAGATGCGGCCGCAACTGTTTATCAAGCGCACAGCTGCGTGGCAGGTACATTGCGAATTATTCTTTCGCCTTTTACTAAAGAATACCGTGTACCTACCACATAAAGCGGCATAAGTTTATTTTTGGAGGGCTTTCTTTGTTTCGAAGTGGCCCCAACAAATCTACTTTAAAATATTGTGCTATGTAGTTTGTTTTTGGATCTAAGCTCGTCTGATCAGGAGCCAAGTAGTTAGTTTTACGGTGTTGTGTCATTTCTGGTTAATGTTAAccttttatgttttagttcttgATTACACTTAATAAGGATTAAAGTTGTGTATCAGTGGTAGCTCTTTAAGCAATTTTGAAATTACAGCTGCTAAATGAAATTTTCCATTGTAGCTGCTATATATGATGGTATCACAATACTTTTCATCGCGTGAACTGTATTTTTTTCTCCAGCCAAATGACATAACAGACAGATATTTCTACCAGAACTACCTGTGGCAGCCACAGCTCCAACTAGAAAGAAGCTGATTGACTAGACGAACAAGTGCACAATCTCAAACAAAGaatgtgcttcttgcctttgtcATTCTATCTGGCTAAATATCCTGAGCTTGCGCATGCTCAGGCTTGTGGGTGTATTCGTAGTCCAAGTGAACAAAAGCTCGCTCTATCTCTGGCAACTGCTCGAGCTTCTCCTGCAAGGCTTCACCGATGTCGTGTGCTTCTCTTAGCGGCATCTCTGATGGCAAGACAATGTCTACTTCGACAAAGTAGTGGGAGCCAAATGTGTAAGCCCGCACCGTATCGATCTGCCTTATGGCTTTGTGGTGATTCCAACACAGGTATGTTAGCTTCTGCAGATATTCTGGTGCTGCAGTGCGGCCTACCAGGGAGTTGACATTTTCAAGCACCGTCATCGACCAAGTACGGATGGTATACAATGCCAACTGCAAGCAGAGGCGGATTTACATAGTGACTTGGGGGGGCCATGGCCCCCCCACCCCAGTCCATGTGTAAATCCTGGATCAGTCCTGCTTTTAGCTCTCTTCTCATGAGCAAAATTTGAAGACACTCAAGCAGAGATCTCTTTTCAAAATTGTCGTCCGGAGAAACCAAAAGTTGGTGGATCATGGTGAAGGTTTATCCCAACACTGAAGCATATTGCGTAGCCAGTGGCGTTGAGGTCGCTAACAACGAGAAAGATAAAAGTAGGGTGCTGTCAGTGTGGAGGAGGTCTCTACTCTTCAGTTGCAGACTTGACAGACTCCATATCTACTAGACTGGAGTGTTCCAAAGAATAAGATACAATGAACATTCAACAAAGGATAAACTAAGCCAAAGAAAAACATTGACAAACTCCAGATCTGCTATTACAAAATTCAGGGAATGGAAATAGTGTATATATTGATAATAGGATGCCAAATAGAGGCATTTTGCGATCAACAAATAGACCCCCTGAAAAACATCGAGTTATGTTGGTCAACAGTGAAGAATTTACTGGGCTCTATAGGTGAAGTTGAGCAGGTGAAagctatatatatttttgtttgatGGCAAATAGAGTTGTAGATAAGGAGTACCTGCATGTGAAGAATGTCACGAATGTGAGAGGAAAGCAATTCGAATACTCAGACGCTTCAGCTTGATGTAGTAATTAGAGTACCTAACCAATTAATAAACCCATATTATGAATAGCAATAATGAAATGCAAAGTAATAGATGCTGAATAGATGTGAATGATCAAAAGGATGGCAAATTGAATTCTACCCTAACGTTATCATATAACTGGTCTTTAGACCATACAAGTTCGCATGTAGCTCCGATGTGAAACAAGGGCCGACAGCTTATTTCAATGTCACAATATTACTTCGAGATATtgatatcaaactaccaatagaaaaCTTAGGTCACGagtttttctaaatatataatgaATTCTAAATTCTCCCGCACCATCGACAATGAATGTAGCGGCACAAGTTTTGGCCCCCCCAATGTTCAAATCCTGGATCCGCCCCTGACTGCAAGTGTAATAGTAGTGTTGCATTAGTATTTGCAGATGATGTCATAAAGTTCATAATATATGATGATAAAACCAAGGGAGGTAGTAGAATAGAATGTAAATGAAATAATCACACTCACAATTACAGCTCCGACAGGATCTATCCAGCCCTCCACATAGTTTGCAAGTAGAGCAGCCACAAGGCCGATCATATTTGTAATGACATCAAAAAAGTGATCCTGAGCATAAGCTTTGACTATTTCATTAGTAAATGAACGACAGTAAATAACTAGTGCAAGCTTCACCAGTGTCACTGAAATCATGATGTCGACCAACCAAGTTTCTTGTTTCCAGGTCAAGCTGAATTCATTCTCCTGCACATTGTACGTGAATAATTATACAGCTCTGGATTTACATAAGTGGAACTATGCAAACTAAAATTTGTACTTGAGTAAAGACAATAAACAATCAATGAAGAGGTCATCCGCCTTGTTGGTAACCACTCTAGTATTTTAAGATGCAATTATACCCAGTCAGGGATCATGTTTGATTTTTATGATCCAAAGAACAAACCAAATTGTAAAATAATTTAATGATGCAGGAGATAAAACATACTACTTACATCCGACATAAGTGAGCGCACTGACTCTAAGATTATCTGTAGTCCAAGTGTTGCCATTACTGATGCAAAAACAAGAATGCCCTGAAAAATCATACAACGCTGAGTGAAGCTGGAAACCAATGGCACAGTCATGGCAGTGGAAGAAATCAATAAATGAGAGTTCAGATGATGCCCACAGAAATGGCTGGAAGTAGAAAAGATGAATAAAAGCAGTTCAGAGATTCAAAAGTGCTAAGATGAATGAACTAGCACTAACTTGGTTACTTGGGTTTAAGTGTTCTCTGTTAGCAAGTTATTAAGTTGTGCTCGCATATTTGGTAGGAAGGAAGCATTTTGTACAAGCTAAACATCAAGAAAAATGTACAAGCTCCGCAACAACAAATGTTCACACCCAGAACAGTGTGTCAAACATATAATGGAACAAATACCTTTCCAGAATGAATGCTATTGAAAGAAAGGTACAAGCTAAGCCACAAgaaattttgtacaaaatttaACACACAACTTGCTCCAGCAAGGCAACTGTACTCTTTCATGGTAAGCATGTGCAGATGCACATGAAGCATGGAGTGTAGTCTAAATGAAGAGTGACTCAACAATGAGAGATCAGTTAATGCAAGGGTAGATGATGTTTTGCAATGTTGAGCTTCATGGTAGagaaattttttggaaaaaaataaagttaCTGAACCGCTCCAGAAAATATTACTATGTACATTATGATCAACTTAATCACTTAAAACAAGGATATTTACCAATGGTTGCATGCGCCTTTTCCCAATAGGATATTTGTAGGGGTTTCTTGATTTCATTTGGAATGCAGTAAACCATAAAATAAACCCCGATAACAGATCAAGGAGAGAATCCAATGTCGATGCAATTATTGCCAATGAGCCACTTCGAATTGAAGCATAAACTTTTGCAGCAAAGAGAACCATGTTGGCAATATTTGACAACCGGATGGCTAGTGTTTCAGCTTTAGCTAACTTTTCAAGCTCTTCCTGTATTCAGATGATATGGTGACTATCAGACATAATTACCTTTTCAAGGGGGGAACAATCACTTCACTCATACCTTTGACATTCCAGGTAGAAATCCACGCTCAGCTAGTGTATCCATTTCACTAAAGCCCTCAAgcatttcttcttgttgttgataGTATTCTGCAACCTCATCTCCATTCCCTATAACCATCAAATCAAACACGAAATAAACAAAAGAAGGATAAAACTTCTTGCTCACTCAAGTGTTTATAAACTACCTTAAATCTTCAAAGGTCACACACAAGTAgaaaaaaatcattttacaaaagacaacaaaaaaaaacaaaagagacTATTAATGAATGATCCCACAACATGAGAATTCAGGATTCTCCGTTGGGATCCTTTAGATCAGAAAGGCACATCCCTTACTCAAACACTTTTCTATTAATGAACTAGTTTCCGGCACAGGGATGAAGCTGGATCAACCCTAATTACCGTAAACAAGAAAGCGAACATCAACCGGACAGTTTCAATTTCTGAACTATTTCATCGCCTTCCAACAGAGCCCCTAAAAAATCCTAGTTTAAAATTTTCTCATATCAAAACCTAAATTAAGATACTTTAAACCAACCAACTATTTTTATATTCCATTTCCAAGTTAATAGTGTTGCAGACGAATCAAACAGCATATGCTTACTGCAAAAAGATTGTACTTTTCATAAGAAAAATCGAGAAAAATCGaaaaaaagaaatagacacaTGTGATCGAATGAGGTATTTACCATTAAGGGAGATGACGGAAGAAATACGACCTAATACCGACTAAAGAAAGAGCCATCGAGCTGCTCAGATGACCCGACGAAAAGAATTATAAATTAGGGAAGTGAACCTAGGACGCCGAGGCAATCGTGGAGGCCGCGAGGAGGCGGCTTCTCACGGGGTTCGGAAGGCCGGAATCCGTTGAAGTTAAGCCTCCAGGAGCGCTCCCTGTCGCCGGACTCCACCAACAGGAGCTCGGTGCCTTCGTCGTTGGCGACGCCACCGGAGGCCGACCGCCGTGGCTCCGCCATTCGCTGCCGCCGAAGTCGCCGGAAGCTAAACGAATTCAATCTGGCGGAGACTGAGGAGAGGAGCCGTTCCGAGTCTTCTCTCTTTGATTTTAATCGCCACGCAGCAGCCCGTGTAGACTGATCCGGCGGCGATGCAGCTCACGAGGAGGGCCACGAATTTTTAAATcgagaaattattattattacctTTTCTGGTGGTTTCTATAAAtgcttctttttaaaaaaaatctcatatTCTCATGGTTAAAACATTTATTTATGGACGGCCGCGATTCGATCCCGATGGGATATCCATTACTTCGTGGACGACGATGGTCCGACTAATGGGGCCCTCGATATGACCCAAGATAAGAATCATACTgatcattttttatatatataattctaattctaattctaattttatCGATATCTTCCAAGATGCTGTAACATAATGAGATTAAAGAAGCAACTAAAGAACTTCaatctatttattttttcaaagaaAGTTTTGTATTTTGCTGTCCAGTATTTCGGACCGCATGATGTCCAAGAGAATCTGCTGTTCTAAAAAATGTGATGAACTCGCATCAATAATTTCACGTACCCcacaaattataattttattcattaatttcgtGGAAATCagaatgaattataatataaatttggCAGCGATATCATTTTAGAAGCAACAACGGGAACAGTTGGAATCGATCGATGTCCTTTTCCGTTTTAGGCGCGATGCTTTCTGTCAAATGGTTAGGTGATTGACGCGGTCCAAATTTCATTTATTATATTAATCTCTGGAAAATGACAATGTTGATTATGATTCCGATCATAATTATAGTGAGTAGAATACAAATGAAACCATGTTAGTAGTCTTAAAGATAAAAGGCAGGTATTAAACGTGTTAAAATTCCATTAGATAACATTAAATgactgttttttaaaaaaaaaaataaactgaaAGCAAGAGGAAGCttcaatctgattggatttgtcaGTTTCACCCGATTAGTGATTTTTAATCCTTAAAAACAATGGTAGCTACGGTCTCAAAAGTT is drawn from Zingiber officinale cultivar Zhangliang chromosome 1B, Zo_v1.1, whole genome shotgun sequence and contains these coding sequences:
- the LOC122046981 gene encoding protein SODIUM POTASSIUM ROOT DEFECTIVE 2-like — encoded protein: MASLLFKDKKGGGGVNFSCASPASAAVCTSIDLRSTIHPAGGSGGRTLDRHTLHLQDPRRRPKSAAPSSIPHTPTKPKTVRPKSSEKLRSGTLGTPGSMRYLLGGEEDDGGGVIVDGAYLEEGGRELAPLVSLDPPTLKALTSEPAGSKACSVSAAAFASASERQNQVVVLRVSLHCKGCEGKVRKHISKMEGVTSFEIDFASKKVTVVGDVTPLGVLNSIAKVKHAQFWSSPAPPSDLIPGYHSNFRA
- the LOC122047003 gene encoding metal tolerance protein 5-like isoform X1 translates to MAEPRRSASGGVANDEGTELLLVESGDRERSWRLNFNGFRPSEPREKPPPRGLHDCLGVLGNGDEVAEYYQQQEEMLEGFSEMDTLAERGFLPGMSKEELEKLAKAETLAIRLSNIANMVLFAAKVYASIRSGSLAIIASTLDSLLDLLSGFILWFTAFQMKSRNPYKYPIGKRRMQPLGILVFASVMATLGLQIILESVRSLMSDENEFSLTWKQETWLVDIMISVTLVKLALVIYCRSFTNEIVKAYAQDHFFDVITNMIGLVAALLANYVEGWIDPVGAVILALYTIRTWSMTVLENVNSLVGRTAAPEYLQKLTYLCWNHHKAIRQIDTVRAYTFGSHYFVEVDIVLPSEMPLREAHDIGEALQEKLEQLPEIERAFVHLDYEYTHKPEHAQAQDI
- the LOC122047003 gene encoding metal tolerance protein 5-like isoform X3 codes for the protein MAEPRRSASGGVANDEGTELLLVESGDRERSWRLNFNGFRPSEPREKPPPRGLHDCLGVLGNGDEVAEYYQQQEEMLEGFSEMDTLAERGFLPGMSKEELEKLAKAETLAIRLSNIANMVLFAAKVYASIRSGSLAIIASTLDSLLDLLSGFILWFTAFQMKSRNPYKYPIGKRRMQPLGILVFASVMATLGLQIILESVRSLMSDENEFSLTWKQETWLVDIMISVTLVKLALVIYCRSFTNEIVKAYAQDHFFDVITNMIGLVAALLANYVEGWIDPVGAVISGADPGFEHWGGQNLCRYIHCRWYSLSTTLFAIKQKYI
- the LOC122047003 gene encoding metal tolerance protein 5-like isoform X2 produces the protein MAEPRRSASGGVANDEGTELLLVESGDRERSWRLNFNGFRPSEPREKPPPRGLHDCLGVLGNGDEVAEYYQQQEEMLEGFSEMDTLAERGFLPGMSKEELEKLAKAETLAIRLSNIANMVLFAAKVYASIRSGSLAIIASTLDSLLDLLSGFILWFTAFQMKSRNPYKYPIGKRRMQPLGILVFASVMATLGLQIILESVRSLMSDENEFSLTWKQETWLVDIMISVTLVKLALVIYCRSFTNEIVKAYAQDHFFDVITNMIGLVAALLANYVEGWIDPVGAVISGADPGFEHWGGQNLCRYIHCRWYSNYYIKLKRLSIRIAFLSHS